One Panicum virgatum strain AP13 chromosome 3N, P.virgatum_v5, whole genome shotgun sequence DNA segment encodes these proteins:
- the LOC120667463 gene encoding protein FON2 SPARE1-like, with translation MRRPDAAAATVVVLLWLAVLTVAFHGCGRLGCGGLLGRRTAGSVVAVVPARKMLLAATSSDDAAASSSTDHNHRHHHHHHRHQHHHVHRWNRDGIIPPSAVGQGKAGIDPRYGVEKRLVPTGPNPLHH, from the coding sequence ATGAGACGACCTGACGCCGCTGCGGccaccgtcgtcgtcctcctgtGGCTCGCCGTGCTCACCGTCGCGTTCCACGGCTGCGGTCGCCTTGGCTGCGGTGGCTTGCTGGGGAGGCGAACAGCAGGCTcggtcgtcgccgtcgtcccgGCAAGGAAGATGCTGCTCGCCGCGACGAGCTCCGACGACGCTGCGGCCTCCTCATCGACTGATCACAACCAccgtcaccaccaccaccaccatcggcATCAGCATCACCATGTCCACCGATGGAACCGGGACGGTATCATCCCACCGTCCGCGGTAGGCCAGGGAAAGGCGGGCATCGATCCGCGGTACGGCGTGGAGAAGAGGCTGGTGCCCACGGGCCCGAACCCCTTGCATCACTGA